One window of the Ureibacillus sp. FSL W7-1570 genome contains the following:
- a CDS encoding YitT family protein → MHENHEPALLSRITSIIFIVIGAFIAAYGLEAVLIPNSVSDGGITGISIMLSTLTPLPLGLFLAILNIPFIFLGYKMVGKTFAINSIIGIATLSIATSLMHHIPTIINGDSLLVTISGGILLGIGMGLALRNGGALDGTDMLAVLISRKVPFSTGEIILVINVFIFIFVGFVFGIEGALSSAIAYYIASKVISIIETGLEDAKSVTIISKNSREIGQAIINRLGRSVTYINGVGGYTNEPVEIIYCVINRMEESKLRYIVKQKDPDAFVTFDEIAEVRGGNFKKRNIH, encoded by the coding sequence ATGCATGAAAATCATGAACCCGCTTTATTGAGCAGAATAACAAGCATCATCTTTATTGTCATCGGAGCATTTATCGCCGCTTACGGATTGGAAGCTGTGCTAATTCCAAACAGCGTTTCTGACGGTGGAATCACCGGTATTTCCATTATGCTGTCCACACTCACCCCTCTTCCATTGGGTCTTTTCTTAGCGATTTTAAATATCCCTTTTATATTTCTAGGTTATAAAATGGTCGGAAAAACCTTTGCGATCAACTCCATCATTGGAATTGCCACATTATCCATCGCCACTTCCTTGATGCATCATATACCAACGATTATCAATGGCGATTCACTATTAGTTACCATTTCAGGCGGTATTTTGCTTGGTATAGGTATGGGCTTAGCTTTACGTAACGGCGGCGCCTTGGATGGCACGGATATGCTGGCCGTATTAATCAGCAGAAAAGTACCCTTTTCAACAGGTGAAATCATCTTAGTCATCAATGTATTCATCTTCATTTTTGTCGGCTTTGTATTCGGCATTGAAGGAGCCCTTTCTTCGGCAATCGCCTACTATATCGCTTCAAAAGTCATCAGCATCATTGAAACAGGTCTGGAAGATGCGAAATCCGTTACCATTATCAGCAAAAATTCAAGGGAAATCGGTCAAGCCATCATCAACCGTCTCGGCCGTAGCGTGACTTATATCAATGGTGTTGGCGGATATACGAATGAACCGGTCGAAATTATTTATTGTGTCATCAACCGAATGGAAGAAAGTAAATTAAGATACATTGTCAAACAAAAAGATCCGGATGCTTTCGTTACCTTTGACGAAATTGCAGAAGTCCGGGGCGGAAATTTCAAGAAAAGAAATATCCACTAA
- a CDS encoding Fe-S oxidoreductase yields the protein MPSLTYEQLAFLNSYGIITEEPRTPLFTLENLHKEFFLPDFLKLMMEITQAGTEAAAISHFGRRYGMFVAAQFYFLAAYDEIWDGKLEDVRYFHVHEYGIDTLGTYITPTDYRYVEEKEREYVISKILYQAHQIIMQLRETTTISPLTLWENIFGYMLWNYYELLQNPLLADRAFEDIEILEDTKVWQRFSNKSWFYQYTNGKSPLDLINKSVRKSCCFSKDIPGLEACTFCPMK from the coding sequence ATGCCATCCTTGACCTATGAACAGCTTGCTTTTTTGAATTCATACGGCATCATAACAGAGGAACCAAGAACTCCTTTATTCACTTTGGAAAATTTACATAAGGAATTCTTTCTGCCCGATTTTTTGAAGCTCATGATGGAAATTACCCAAGCAGGAACAGAAGCCGCTGCCATCTCCCACTTCGGCCGGCGCTACGGGATGTTTGTCGCGGCCCAATTTTATTTTCTTGCTGCCTATGATGAAATTTGGGACGGCAAATTGGAAGACGTCCGTTACTTCCATGTCCATGAATACGGAATCGATACGCTCGGCACTTACATTACCCCGACGGACTATCGTTATGTGGAAGAAAAGGAAAGGGAATATGTGATTTCCAAAATTCTTTATCAGGCCCATCAAATCATTATGCAGCTTCGCGAAACGACGACCATTTCCCCTTTGACTCTTTGGGAAAACATTTTCGGCTATATGTTGTGGAATTATTACGAACTGCTTCAAAATCCGTTGCTTGCAGACCGGGCTTTTGAAGACATAGAAATACTGGAAGACACCAAAGTATGGCAACGTTTCTCCAACAAATCATGGTTCTATCAATACACAAACGGAAAAAGCCCGTTGGATCTCATCAACAAATCGGTAAGAAAAAGCTGCTGCTTCTCGAAGGATATTCCGGGACTTGAAGCTTGCACCTTTTGTCCAATGAAGTAA
- the pepT gene encoding peptidase T: MKEKVIERLIRYAQIDTQSDPESSSTPSTKKQWDLLNILKDELAEIGLTEISLDENGYLFATLPSNTDKEVPTIGFLAHVDTSPDFSGANVQPKRIDNYDGGDIQLNDGIVLSPNQFPNLKNYVGQTLITTDGTTLLGADDKAGIAEIMTAMEYLVEHPEIKHGKIRVAFTPDEEIGRGPHKFDVAAFGADFAYTMDGGPLGELQYESFNAAAAKVTTHGISVHPGSAKGKMVNAITMAIKFHNFMPQEAVPEKTEGYEGFIHLMSFNGSIEEATLSYIIRDHDREKFEAKKEYFRVVEQRIKEEFGEDAITVELEDQYYNMREKIEPVKEIVDIAKRAMENLNISPIIEPVRGGTDGSQLSYMGLPTPNIFAGGENMHGKFEFVSAETMELAAKVIVEIVKLFEAEEK, from the coding sequence ATGAAAGAAAAAGTGATTGAACGATTGATTCGATACGCCCAAATTGACACCCAATCGGATCCGGAAAGTTCCTCAACCCCTTCCACCAAAAAGCAATGGGACTTGTTGAATATTTTAAAAGATGAACTTGCCGAAATCGGGCTGACAGAAATCTCTCTGGATGAAAACGGGTATTTATTCGCCACATTGCCATCCAATACAGACAAAGAAGTGCCAACAATCGGATTTTTGGCCCATGTCGACACTTCCCCTGATTTTTCAGGCGCGAATGTCCAACCGAAACGGATCGACAATTATGATGGCGGGGATATCCAACTGAATGATGGAATCGTTTTATCCCCAAACCAATTCCCAAATCTGAAAAATTATGTCGGACAAACATTGATCACGACCGACGGCACAACGCTGCTTGGAGCTGATGATAAAGCGGGCATTGCGGAAATCATGACCGCCATGGAATATTTGGTGGAACATCCTGAAATTAAGCATGGGAAAATCCGGGTGGCTTTTACCCCTGACGAAGAAATCGGACGAGGACCACATAAATTTGACGTAGCAGCTTTTGGGGCGGACTTTGCCTACACGATGGACGGCGGGCCACTTGGCGAATTGCAGTACGAAAGCTTCAACGCAGCCGCTGCAAAAGTGACAACACACGGAATCAGTGTTCATCCCGGCTCTGCCAAAGGGAAAATGGTCAATGCCATCACGATGGCCATCAAGTTCCATAACTTTATGCCTCAAGAAGCCGTTCCGGAAAAAACGGAAGGCTACGAAGGGTTCATCCATCTTATGAGTTTCAACGGTTCCATAGAAGAAGCAACCCTTTCTTACATCATCCGCGACCACGACCGGGAGAAATTCGAGGCGAAAAAAGAATACTTCCGCGTAGTGGAGCAACGCATCAAGGAAGAATTTGGCGAGGACGCCATCACTGTTGAGTTGGAAGACCAATATTACAACATGAGAGAAAAAATTGAACCGGTGAAAGAAATTGTCGACATCGCCAAACGCGCCATGGAAAATCTAAACATTTCGCCAATCATTGAGCCGGTTCGGGGCGGAACGGACGGCTCCCAATTGTCCTACATGGGTCTGCCGACACCGAATATTTTTGCCGGTGGCGAAAACATGCACGGCAAATTTGAATTTGTATCCGCCGAAACGATGGAACTCGCTGCAAAAGTCATCGTTGAAATCGTCAAACTCTTTGAAGCGGAAGAGAAATGA
- the nfsA gene encoding oxygen-insensitive NADPH nitroreductase, producing MSVKELLRSHTSVRKYTGEEIPKEKIIDLIQTAQMAASSHFVQAYSVILVTDEEKKQKLGELSNNEFQFQTAGAALLFCVDFKRLEVAGRKHGVDITVDTAENVLVGVVDVAIFAQNFVIAAESEGYGICYIGGARNNPEAISELFNLPEHVFPLFAMTVGKPTKKNETKPRLPVEAVLHENGYDVDKYDEILDEYDAIMERYYASRSSNQKVSNWTKQMADFLIDQRRPHIKEFLASKGFTWK from the coding sequence TTGAGTGTAAAAGAATTATTGCGCAGTCATACTTCTGTTCGTAAATATACAGGAGAAGAAATACCGAAAGAAAAAATCATCGACTTGATTCAGACAGCCCAGATGGCCGCTTCTTCCCACTTTGTACAAGCTTATAGCGTCATTTTGGTGACGGATGAGGAAAAGAAACAAAAGCTTGGGGAACTTTCCAACAATGAATTCCAATTCCAAACGGCCGGAGCCGCTTTGTTATTCTGTGTCGATTTCAAACGATTGGAAGTGGCAGGAAGAAAGCACGGTGTCGATATTACGGTGGATACAGCGGAAAATGTCTTAGTAGGTGTCGTTGATGTGGCGATTTTTGCGCAAAATTTTGTCATTGCCGCAGAATCGGAAGGCTATGGTATCTGCTATATCGGAGGTGCCAGAAACAATCCTGAAGCGATCAGCGAATTATTCAACTTGCCTGAACATGTATTCCCGCTCTTCGCGATGACCGTTGGAAAACCGACAAAGAAAAATGAAACAAAACCGAGACTTCCTGTTGAAGCCGTATTGCACGAAAATGGATACGACGTGGATAAGTACGACGAAATTCTGGATGAATATGATGCCATTATGGAAAGATATTATGCATCCAGAAGCTCCAATCAAAAAGTGTCCAATTGGACGAAACAAATGGCTGATTTCCTAATCGATCAACGCCGTCCTCATATTAAGGAATTTTTAGCTTCCAAAGGATTCACTTGGAAATAA
- a CDS encoding amidohydrolase family protein yields MKKLLFIVLLLLCLIAVPYKGIGAEEIVQADLVIEYVRVFTMDKANEEAEAVAVKNGKFVYVGDREGVQAYKGPQTRVMYMDNRLMLPGFIDGHNAAYLKAEKMFWLDLSSFSTFEEYEKAIFSYRAQHPQLKQLCAVGWNQKVTEEAWGKSGKTPRDLIDQLVHDIPFVAFSAHRDELWVNSKTLEISGLDHIEHGLTETGEASGIIPGQFTDMVVQALPQPDFSVEQYKKALIKYQEDAARYGITAAFVPLGNHSENVLKAFDELDRKNLLTMTYELGIYVDPLKDLDQIELFKEWREIYQGKNYSVQTAKMNYTENAVWEKEKFLDMLDLLDREGFRIHVEAEKELHMIFEGFEYARVRNGKKNFKHVISHMPIVTNDDLTNFRKFRIIPSVQPAIFHQSIDAGKEDELKNWHRMKSYFEKGLPVSSFSNFPDGELNPLYGIETGMTRLHWNDEKSQKPLWPKESATLKQMLRSYTIYAARQIGREAQLGKIRVGMQADFIILDKNIFRVPPGEISEAKVILTYFKGKETYRDESEIGGQ; encoded by the coding sequence ATGAAAAAATTGCTTTTCATTGTACTGCTCTTGCTATGTTTGATAGCCGTCCCTTACAAGGGGATCGGAGCTGAAGAGATAGTCCAAGCGGATTTGGTGATTGAATATGTCCGCGTATTTACGATGGATAAAGCCAATGAAGAGGCGGAAGCGGTTGCAGTGAAAAACGGAAAATTTGTTTATGTAGGAGACCGGGAAGGGGTGCAAGCCTATAAGGGCCCTCAAACAAGAGTGATGTATATGGACAACCGATTGATGTTGCCGGGGTTTATTGACGGCCACAATGCCGCTTATTTAAAAGCGGAGAAGATGTTTTGGTTGGATTTGAGTTCCTTTTCCACCTTCGAAGAATATGAAAAAGCCATATTTTCGTACCGTGCACAGCATCCACAATTAAAACAGCTGTGCGCAGTTGGATGGAATCAAAAAGTGACGGAAGAAGCATGGGGGAAAAGCGGAAAAACGCCAAGAGACCTTATTGACCAACTTGTGCATGATATCCCATTTGTCGCATTTTCCGCTCACCGAGACGAGCTATGGGTCAATTCCAAAACATTGGAAATATCCGGGTTAGATCATATTGAGCATGGCCTAACGGAAACTGGAGAAGCGTCCGGAATCATTCCGGGACAATTCACTGATATGGTCGTACAAGCGCTGCCGCAGCCGGACTTTTCCGTGGAACAATATAAAAAGGCGCTGATTAAATATCAAGAAGATGCAGCCAGATACGGTATTACGGCCGCATTTGTTCCCCTGGGAAACCATTCGGAAAATGTGCTGAAAGCCTTTGATGAACTGGATCGGAAAAATCTATTGACCATGACCTATGAGTTGGGAATCTACGTGGATCCCCTCAAGGATTTGGATCAGATCGAACTTTTTAAAGAGTGGAGGGAGATTTACCAAGGGAAAAATTACAGCGTCCAAACGGCAAAAATGAATTATACAGAAAATGCGGTTTGGGAGAAGGAGAAATTTCTTGATATGTTGGATTTGCTGGATCGGGAAGGTTTTCGGATTCATGTGGAAGCAGAAAAAGAGTTGCACATGATTTTTGAAGGATTTGAATATGCGCGGGTACGAAATGGAAAAAAGAATTTTAAACATGTCATTTCCCATATGCCGATCGTAACGAATGATGATTTGACAAACTTCCGGAAGTTTCGGATTATTCCATCCGTCCAGCCGGCCATCTTTCATCAATCCATAGATGCCGGCAAGGAAGACGAACTTAAAAACTGGCATCGAATGAAAAGCTACTTTGAAAAGGGATTGCCGGTCTCATCTTTCAGCAACTTTCCTGATGGTGAGTTGAACCCGCTTTATGGAATTGAGACAGGAATGACAAGACTTCACTGGAATGATGAAAAAAGTCAAAAGCCTTTGTGGCCGAAAGAAAGCGCCACATTGAAGCAGATGCTCCGAAGCTACACCATTTATGCGGCGAGGCAAATAGGCAGGGAAGCACAATTGGGAAAAATCCGGGTAGGCATGCAGGCGGACTTTATTATATTGGATAAAAATATTTTCAGGGTTCCGCCAGGTGAAATCAGCGAAGCAAAAGTCATACTTACTTATTTTAAAGGAAAAGAAACATACCGGGATGAATCGGAAATCGGCGGACAATAA
- a CDS encoding glycerol-3-phosphate acyltransferase → MLIELIISLIAGYFIGCIHGSNVAQYLSGVNLKEAGHGNAGASNATLTLGWKYGILVGLIDIGKGVLAIILAKYFLNHFTSLDAEQISIFLYLIGAAVIFGHNFPIHMNFRGGKGTASLIGIFVAINWKMGLLAVVGLIVVSLLTNYLILGVFFFYFAFAISALLYEPSLWPFIIVLFLLLVAIILHLENIKRMKRGTEPTIRSALKKKKGPSV, encoded by the coding sequence ATGTTGATAGAGCTGATTATTTCACTTATTGCGGGATATTTTATCGGTTGCATCCATGGATCAAATGTGGCCCAATACCTTTCCGGGGTGAATCTGAAAGAAGCGGGCCATGGAAATGCGGGGGCTTCCAATGCCACCTTGACCCTTGGCTGGAAATACGGCATACTCGTAGGCCTCATTGATATCGGAAAAGGCGTCCTTGCCATAATCTTGGCAAAATATTTCTTAAATCACTTCACTTCATTGGATGCGGAGCAAATTTCCATATTCCTTTATTTGATAGGCGCGGCGGTCATTTTTGGCCATAATTTTCCTATCCATATGAATTTTCGGGGAGGAAAAGGAACCGCTTCCCTGATCGGCATTTTCGTTGCGATCAATTGGAAAATGGGTCTTCTTGCCGTAGTCGGTCTTATCGTTGTCTCTTTATTGACCAATTATTTGATTCTGGGCGTGTTTTTCTTTTATTTTGCATTTGCAATCAGCGCTTTGCTTTATGAGCCATCCCTCTGGCCTTTTATCATTGTTCTGTTCCTTCTTTTGGTCGCAATCATTTTGCATTTAGAAAACATAAAACGGATGAAGCGCGGCACAGAACCGACGATTCGTTCCGCCTTAAAAAAGAAGAAAGGCCCATCCGTATAA
- a CDS encoding O-acetylhomoserine aminocarboxypropyltransferase/cysteine synthase family protein, which translates to MSEFKPETLLLHGGQQPDPVTGAIAVPIYRTTAYAFKNTEHARKLFALEEAGNIYSRIMNPTVDVFEKRVALLEGGSAAVALSSGQAAVAFSILNIANAGDEIVSAGSLYGGTYNLFANTLPRWGITTTFVDERDPENFRKAITDKTKAIYAEVVGNPSLNILDIEAVANIAHEHGLPLIIDNTFPSPYGCNPIDFGADVVIHSATKWIGGHGTTIGGIVVDAGKFDWTQGRFPGFTEPDHTYHGIRYGIDTAGAAFATKLRVQLLRDLGPTLGPDAAFSFLQGLETLHLRYPRHSENAEKVVAFLKNHPYVEYVNYPGDESFESHHLAKKYLKNGYGSMVTFGIKGGREAGSVVIDNVKLFSHVANVGDARSLIIHPASTTHQQLSPEELKIAGVGEELIRLSIGLENADDIIADLDQALAKAAAEFGVKNA; encoded by the coding sequence ATGTCCGAATTCAAACCAGAAACGTTATTACTTCACGGTGGTCAACAACCTGATCCAGTTACAGGTGCAATCGCGGTTCCAATTTATCGCACAACGGCTTATGCCTTCAAAAACACGGAACATGCCCGTAAACTCTTTGCTCTTGAAGAAGCAGGAAATATTTATTCCCGCATCATGAACCCTACAGTTGATGTGTTTGAAAAGCGTGTTGCCTTGCTAGAAGGTGGCTCTGCAGCTGTTGCTCTATCTTCCGGTCAGGCGGCAGTTGCCTTCTCCATTTTAAATATCGCCAATGCGGGAGATGAAATTGTCTCTGCTGGATCATTGTATGGCGGAACATATAACTTATTTGCTAACACATTACCTCGTTGGGGCATTACAACAACATTTGTAGATGAAAGAGATCCGGAAAACTTCCGCAAAGCAATTACGGACAAAACAAAAGCAATCTATGCCGAAGTGGTGGGCAATCCAAGCCTAAACATTTTAGATATTGAAGCAGTGGCAAACATCGCCCATGAACATGGCCTTCCATTAATCATCGACAATACATTCCCATCACCATATGGATGCAATCCAATTGATTTTGGAGCAGATGTTGTTATCCATTCAGCAACAAAATGGATTGGCGGTCATGGTACAACAATCGGAGGAATTGTTGTTGATGCAGGAAAATTCGACTGGACACAAGGCCGATTCCCTGGATTCACAGAGCCTGACCACACTTATCACGGCATCCGTTACGGCATCGATACAGCAGGCGCAGCTTTTGCAACAAAATTGCGCGTTCAATTATTGCGCGACTTAGGCCCAACTTTAGGTCCGGATGCGGCTTTCAGTTTCCTTCAAGGATTGGAAACTCTTCACCTCCGCTATCCAAGACATAGTGAAAATGCGGAAAAAGTAGTGGCGTTTTTGAAAAACCACCCATACGTGGAATACGTGAATTATCCAGGAGATGAATCATTCGAATCTCACCATTTAGCGAAAAAATACTTGAAAAACGGTTATGGTTCTATGGTGACATTCGGCATTAAAGGTGGCCGTGAAGCAGGCAGTGTCGTTATTGACAACGTGAAATTGTTCTCTCATGTTGCAAACGTTGGAGATGCAAGATCATTGATTATTCATCCGGCTTCAACAACTCACCAACAATTATCTCCTGAAGAATTGAAAATTGCCGGTGTTGGAGAAGAGCTCATCCGCCTATCCATCGGCTTGGAAAACGCAGATGATATTATTGCGGATTTAGATCAGGCTTTAGCCAAAGCAGCAGCTGAATTTGGTGTAAAGAACGCTTAA